A stretch of the Hippoglossus hippoglossus isolate fHipHip1 chromosome 1, fHipHip1.pri, whole genome shotgun sequence genome encodes the following:
- the prdx2 gene encoding peroxiredoxin-2, protein MSSGNATIGKPAPDFKATAVVDGQFKDIKLSDYKGKYVVFFFYPLDFTFVCPTEIVAFSDRAEEFRNIGCEVIGCSVDSHFSHLAWINTPRKQGGLGKMKIPLVADLTKSISRDYGVLKEDDGIAYRGLFVIDDKGTLRQITINDLPVGRSVDETLRLVQAFQHTDKHGEVCPAGWKPGSDTIIPDVDKSKEFFSKQ, encoded by the exons ATGTCTTCTGGAAATGCCACGATTGGGAAGCCTGCCCCAGACTTTAAAGCCACGGCCGTAGTGGATGGGCAGTTCAAGGACATCAAGCTGTCAGACTACAAGG GGAAGTAtgttgtcttcttcttctacccCTTGGACTTCACCTTTGTGTGCCCCACTGAGATTGTGGCTTTCAGCGACAGGGCAGAAGAGTTCCGCAATATCGGCTGCGAGGTTATCGGCTGCTCCGTAGACTCTCACTTCAGTCACTTGGCATG GATCAACACTCCAAGGAAGCAGGGAGGTCTGGGTAAGATGAAGATTCCTCTTGTGGCAGATCTCACCAAGTCAATCTCCAGAGACTACGGTGTGCTGAAGGAGGATGATGGCATCGCATATAG GGGTCTGTTTGTGATTGACGACAAGGGCACCTTGAGGCAGATCACCATCAACGACTTGCCTGTGGGACGCTCTGTGGACGAAACTCTGCGCCTGGTCCAGGCCTTCCAGCACACTGACAAACACGGAGAGG TTTGCCCTGCTGGCTGGAAACCTGGTAGTGACACCATCATCCCTGATGTCGACAAGAGCAAAGAGTTCTTCTCCAAGCAGTAA